CCTGGCAAGGTAAGCCGGTGATCCTGGCCGCGACGATCATAAAAGGTGATCAGGTCTTAAAACTGCGGGAGCCCAATGGCGTGCCGGTTTGGGCCGGTCAGCGCCAAACAAAACCATGATTACCCCGCCTGCGGTCTCCCGTCTTGTCGTACCCTCGCGAAAATTTTTAGGTTAAGAGGGGGATTGCCGTAAGTTCTTCATAACCTTTCATGTTAGTTCAAGGAACCTCAGCACGTCTCCCTCGCTTTCCGCCTTTCCCTCAGGAGGTGCATCATGGATAAGCCCAAACTCAACTTCATCATTGACGCCTTAATGTTTCTTAGCCTGATGGCCATGGCCGGGCTGGGGTTTCTGATGAACTATACCCTGCCTCCCGGCCGCGCCGTCTGGGCCAAATATGGTCGCAATTTGGAGCTTTCCTGGCTGGGTTGGGACCGGCACGATTGGGGCGATATTCACCTGTACCTGGCCTTTGTCCTCCTGGGCTTGCTGGTTATCCACCTCATCCTCCACTGGCAGCAGATCCTGGGCCTGTTCCAGCGCTTCCTCCCCGATCCCCGACGGCGCTATCGCATCGCCCTCATCTTTCTGCTCCTCAGTCTCCTGCTGATCTACTTTCCCTTCCTGATCACCCCGGATATGCACCCCCGGGGCCGGGGAGGAAGCGGCGGTCATCGTTCCCAAGGCTTGGCGGTGGTGACGCCTCATTCGGGGCCGGCCGCCGTCGGTAACCCCCAGACTATAAATTGATCGCGCCAGAGTAACATTTCCCTTCTCTCCACGGTCTTATAGAAAAGACCCCCATCAGGGGGAAAAATCGTGCAGAGAGGTATTAACCAACCATGCTGAAGAAACTGAGCCTGATGGTGAGCCTTGTGGGGCTGATAACCCTGTTGGTGGCTCCCCAGGGCTGGTCCCAGCAGCAGTTCTCCCCTGCCGCCGGGAATACACCCCGGCTTTACAACCCTCAAACGGTGGAAACCCTGATAGGCAACGTCGTCGCCTTCAACCGCATACCCGCCAAACGGCCCGGCCGTCCCGACCGGGTGACAATGGTTCTGCAGACGGGCAAGGAAACGGTTAAAATACACTTGGGTCCCGCAGACTATCTCGACCGGCAGGCGCTCAAATTAGCCCCGGGCGACCAGGTGGAGGTCAAAGGCATGCGGATCACCCGTTCGAAGGCCACCATCTTTATCGCCGGTGCGGTAAAAAGAGGCGACCAGATCTTGCAGCTCAGGGACGACGCCACCGGGCGACCCCTGTGGGCCAAAAGCCAGAGACGCAATCTTACCTGATTTCACCTTCAGGGTGGGGGAGGCCGCCAGCCTCCCCCTCTAAGGCCGAGGCCCTGCGGATTAACCTGAATGGCTAGTCTCGCCCCTGATTACCCAGTACCGGATAAATTTGACCTCTGTTGGTCAATTCTGCAATTAGATAAAAATTGACCACGATTCGGAGATATGCGAAACTCAAAAGGTTCCGGTGTCTGGCCGTAATAGTCAGGCCCTGTCCGGAGGGAATCAGCCCGGCATTATCAATCCGCACGTGATTCCCCCTCACAGCGAAATTCTTGTGGATGAAAGGTGAGAAATGAGCGTTCTCGTAAATAACGATACGCGGGTGGTGGTTCAGGGGATTACCGGCAAGGAAGGCTCCTTCCATGCCCGGGCTTGCGCCGAATACGGCACCAAGGTGGTGGCCGGGGTGACTCCGGGCAAAGGTGGCCAAAAGATGGATGAGGTTCCGGTATTTAACACCGTGGCCCGGGCCGTGACCGACACGGGCGCCAATACCTCTCTGATCTTTGTGCCTCCGGCCTTCGCTGCCGACGCCATCCTGGAGTCTGCGGCCGCAGGGATCAAGGTGGCGGTGTGCATCACCGAGGGCATCCCCACCCTGGACATGGTGCGGGTGATGGCTGCGCTTAAGGATTCGGACTGCCGCCTCATCGGCCCCAACTGCCCGGGTATCATTTCCCCCGGCCAGGCCAAGGTGGGCATCATGCCCGGTCACATCCATAGGCCCGGCCCCATGGGTTTGGTCTCCCGCAGCGGCACCTTGACCTACGAAGCCGTGCACCAACTCACTCTGTTGGGCATCGGCCAGAGCACCTGCGTGGGCATCGGCGGCGACCCCATCATCGGTACCAACTTCATCGACATGCTGAAGTTGTTTGAGGCCGACCCCCAGACCAAGGGCATTGTAATGATCGGCGAAATCGGCGGCACCGCCGAGGAAGAAGCCGCGGCCTATATCTCCCAGCACGTGACCAAACCGGTGGTGAGTTTCATTGCCGGCCAGACCGCGCCTCCGGGCAAACGCATGGGACATGCCGGGGCCATCATCTCAGGCGGTAGCGGTAAGGCCTCCGACAAGATGGCTGCCCTGACCAAGGCCGGGGTGACCGTAGTGGCCAATATCGGGGATCTGGGACAAGCGGCCAAGAAAGTGATGGGTCAGAGCGTCTAATCCATGAAGATCCTGCTCCATATCTGCTGTGCCCCCTGCGCGACATATCCGGCGGCAACGCTGTTAGACTCGGGACACCAGGTGCGGGGCTTTTTCTTCAATCCCAACATTCATCCGTATCAGGAGTTTTCGCGTCGGATGGCCGCCCTGGAAGACTACACCGGCAAAACCGGACTTCCCATCATCTGGGACCGCACCTATGACCTGGAAGGGTTTTTGCGGCGGATCGTTTTTAGAGAGCAGGAACGGTGCCGGTTTTGTTACCACCTGCGCCTGACGGCCGCGGCGAAGGTGGCCCGCAGTGGCAAGTTCGATGCCTTCACCTCCACCCTCCTCTACAGCAAATTTCAGAACCACGCGCTGATCCGGGAGTTAGGGGATCAGGTGGGACGAGATGTGGGAGTGCCGTTTTACTACGAGGATTTCCGACAGGGCTGGGAGACAGGCATAACCCAGTCTAAACAGATGGGGCTCTACCGTCAGCAATACTGCGGCTGCATCTTTAGTGAACGGGACCGTTTTCTGCATCCGCCCAGGAATAGTCGGGGAACGGGCCTGCCAGACAGTGTCCCTGAACCTGCAAAAAAAGCTTAAGGTTAAACCCGGTTCTTTCGATAAGATAATCATGATGAATTCGTGGCTGACGTTGAGCAATCGCCAGGAAAATCTGAAGCTGTTAATGGATTATGTTCGGAAATGGGCCGGGGAGCACAGTTTGCCGCCGAACCGCCAGCAAAGTCTTGAGAAGGCAGCCGAGGAAATTTTTCACCACCTGGTGAATCATGCCTATCGGCATGACCAGCCCGGCTCTATCGCCGTGTCTCTCGAGGAAAAGGGGCCCCGACTGCGCCTAACCTTTGAAGATGATGCCGCCCCTCACAATGCCAGCAGCCTCAGCGGCCTTCCGGCCCCTGACAACCCTGACCCGGCCAGCTGCATCCTTTATAACGGGTTACAGCAACTGGCCGAAAGTGTCGTTTATTATCGCACTGCGGACCGCAAAAACCGGATGGTAATCTTTCTGACCTAGAGTGGCGGCAGAATTGAAAGGGAAAGAATGCCCCGGCGGCGGGGCAGGTTCGATTTGCCCCGCCGGCTAAAATCAACGGGAGTATTGCTGGGCCTTGCGAAAAGCCTCTTGAGCTTCCTTCTCCTTGCCTCGCTCCTTGAGAAATTCTCCCAAAAAATTCCAGCCTTCGCCATAATCGGGCTTCAGGGTGACGGCCTTCCGCAGTTCGGCTTCCGCCTCCGCGTAGTTACCGGCCCGGGCCAGAGAGCTACCCAGCAGGCTATGGGCTTCCGCCCAGTCCGGCCTGATGCCCAGCGCCGCGCGAAAAGATTTCGCGGCTTCTTCATCCCGGCCTTCTCCCGACAGAATGAGCCCAGATTTGAGATAATCCTGGGCCGCCCGCAGATTCGCAGCTTTGACCTTGTCGGCGCCGCTGTCGGCGAACATCTGGGTGCCGGCGCCTAATACCAGGCACATCATTACCGCCATTACCACCAGCCATCGCGTCATGCTCGTTTCTCCCTGAGATTGTCAGGCACAGTCAAGGCTTATGCCCCGCATCCTGTCAAATTTTCTCAAGCGCTTGCCAATTAAGCCAGCGGCCCCACGGAGGCCAGATAGAGGGCCACTTCTTCGGCTTCGTCCACGCCAACGATCTGCTCCACTTCCTCGTCAAAGAAGGCCCCCACCGGGCAGACGCCCAGGTTAAGGGCCGTGGCGGCCAGCATCAGGTTCTGGCAGATGTGGCCGGCATCAAAAAACAGATAGCGCACCGCCCGTTCCCGGTATTTCCACCGGGCCCGGTTCAATACCCCGGTCCAGATAAACACCGCGCCCGCCTCGGCCAGAAAACTTTGGGAGAGCCCGGCATTCGCCAGGGGCTGACGAAAATCACCGGCTGCCACCAATTCCAGGGCAAAATCCAGTACCTGAAAATGCCAGATGCCCGGCGTCACGCCCTCGACTTGATGTACCGCCAGATAGGTCTCGACTGGGTAGAGGGCCCCGGCCGATGGTGAGGCCCGGAAATGATAGCCGCCCATGGCCCCGGTGATCCCCTGGGTGGCCCAAAGGAGGGCGGCTAGTTCCGCCTGGTTCAAGAGCCGGTTCACGTAATCGCGCTGGGAGCGGCGCGCCGCCACGGCTTGCCATAGGTCCACGTCCCGGCGGCCGGACTCGGGGTCCAGGCTGAGTCGCTGGACCGCGTCCGGATACTCCTTATAAAGAGGAGCCCGGGGATAGGCCAGAGTCCTTTCCGCCATGGTGCGCCGCGCATAGCGGGTCTCCTTGAGGTACCGGCGGCCGACCCCGGTTTCCTCAAGGCTCATAGCGCTCCTCCCTTGAGACGATCTTCCCGGCGGGGACGGTTGCGCTCGTAGATGATCTTCAGGCCTTTGAGGGTCAGATAATCGTCCACCGTGTCGATGCTCTTGGTTTCCGAAGCGATGAGGCAGGCCAAGCCACCGGTGGCGATCACCCGGGGAGCAGTGCCCAGGGCCTCCTTGATGCGGTGCACAATACCGTCCACCAGCCCCGCATAACCATAGATGATCCCCGCGTTCATGCTGCTGATGGTATCTTTGGCAATAATGCTCTTGGGCTTGGCGAATATCTCCACCCGAGGCAGCTTGGAAGCCTTGAGAAAAAGAGCCTCGCACGAAATCATCACTCCCGGCGCAATGACCCCGCCCATATACTCTCCGTGCCGGGACACCACGTCAAAGGTAGTCGCGGTCCCAAAGTCCACCACCACGACGGCCCCGTGCACCTGCTCATAGGCCGCCACTGCGTTGACGATACGGTCGGCTCCCACTTCCCGGGGGTTGTCATAGTGGATGGGCATACCGGTCTTGATCCCGGGACCCACCCACAAAGGCCGGACTTTTAGATAACGCTGGGCGAACCCCTCCAGGGTGTTGTTCATGGGGGGGACCACGCAGGAAAT
This Desulfobaccales bacterium DNA region includes the following protein-coding sequences:
- a CDS encoding DUF4405 domain-containing protein; translated protein: MDKPKLNFIIDALMFLSLMAMAGLGFLMNYTLPPGRAVWAKYGRNLELSWLGWDRHDWGDIHLYLAFVLLGLLVIHLILHWQQILGLFQRFLPDPRRRYRIALIFLLLSLLLIYFPFLITPDMHPRGRGGSGGHRSQGLAVVTPHSGPAAVGNPQTIN
- the sucD gene encoding succinate--CoA ligase subunit alpha, translated to MSVLVNNDTRVVVQGITGKEGSFHARACAEYGTKVVAGVTPGKGGQKMDEVPVFNTVARAVTDTGANTSLIFVPPAFAADAILESAAAGIKVAVCITEGIPTLDMVRVMAALKDSDCRLIGPNCPGIISPGQAKVGIMPGHIHRPGPMGLVSRSGTLTYEAVHQLTLLGIGQSTCVGIGGDPIIGTNFIDMLKLFEADPQTKGIVMIGEIGGTAEEEAAAYISQHVTKPVVSFIAGQTAPPGKRMGHAGAIISGGSGKASDKMAALTKAGVTVVANIGDLGQAAKKVMGQSV
- a CDS encoding epoxyqueuosine reductase QueH; its protein translation is MKILLHICCAPCATYPAATLLDSGHQVRGFFFNPNIHPYQEFSRRMAALEDYTGKTGLPIIWDRTYDLEGFLRRIVFREQERCRFCYHLRLTAAAKVARSGKFDAFTSTLLYSKFQNHALIRELGDQVGRDVGVPFYYEDFRQGWETGITQSKQMGLYRQQYCGCIFSERDRFLHPPRNSRGTGLPDSVPEPAKKA
- a CDS encoding ATP-binding protein yields the protein MMNSWLTLSNRQENLKLLMDYVRKWAGEHSLPPNRQQSLEKAAEEIFHHLVNHAYRHDQPGSIAVSLEEKGPRLRLTFEDDAAPHNASSLSGLPAPDNPDPASCILYNGLQQLAESVVYYRTADRKNRMVIFLT
- a CDS encoding tetratricopeptide repeat protein, yielding MTRWLVVMAVMMCLVLGAGTQMFADSGADKVKAANLRAAQDYLKSGLILSGEGRDEEAAKSFRAALGIRPDWAEAHSLLGSSLARAGNYAEAEAELRKAVTLKPDYGEGWNFLGEFLKERGKEKEAQEAFRKAQQYSR
- a CDS encoding SagB/ThcOx family dehydrogenase, translating into MSLEETGVGRRYLKETRYARRTMAERTLAYPRAPLYKEYPDAVQRLSLDPESGRRDVDLWQAVAARRSQRDYVNRLLNQAELAALLWATQGITGAMGGYHFRASPSAGALYPVETYLAVHQVEGVTPGIWHFQVLDFALELVAAGDFRQPLANAGLSQSFLAEAGAVFIWTGVLNRARWKYRERAVRYLFFDAGHICQNLMLAATALNLGVCPVGAFFDEEVEQIVGVDEAEEVALYLASVGPLA
- a CDS encoding type III pantothenate kinase, encoding MLLVMDVGNTNTVIGVYEDGQILSDWRIRTEKEATVDEFGILLRNLFQAQELTLTPGTDLIISCVVPPMNNTLEGFAQRYLKVRPLWVGPGIKTGMPIHYDNPREVGADRIVNAVAAYEQVHGAVVVVDFGTATTFDVVSRHGEYMGGVIAPGVMISCEALFLKASKLPRVEIFAKPKSIIAKDTISSMNAGIIYGYAGLVDGIVHRIKEALGTAPRVIATGGLACLIASETKSIDTVDDYLTLKGLKIIYERNRPRREDRLKGGAL